In Biomphalaria glabrata chromosome 11, xgBioGlab47.1, whole genome shotgun sequence, the following proteins share a genomic window:
- the LOC106054969 gene encoding uncharacterized protein LOC106054969 has protein sequence MALSGNTTSNSDVNSYYLSRALWPAVAYTVLMMTVGTVGNILVLVVYRRQYRKSVTRLFIFALAALDIGNCLITMPAELVILIHFTSFPSATWCKATRYLTYIFNGSSSIILIAISMDRYFKVCRPTHQGMDIGRARLVCYGSFLLAALLSIPALVIYGDMVIPVLITGEEVSLLPFDTPMKNRSMHRVNSEGITETTITGTFCLLTTDYMDSLLPTFFYIGMLVLYLILIFFVIFFYSQVAKTMFVLTRKHSQMFTFYTTRELSSPNSVVLDDRPVSHSCGASNIVIREVSTFDEDGPYDQCGQLDPVSTVGSSHPCDQEDISRQGRSQSQRTALGTKLRNMTNSFRFNDNKNASVRSHQLNHDEGKTHLRNIFNLESNAADATLSIQNNSSAVRRDKTQSEIIPVPIDVNSNSQIGSKKFRKSHKIPKIKVHDACDSNDRLNYTSSMHSIDLKSLNVSNNSLLLRRIKSAENINSLTRLNKLHMPERASTKKITAPIFPDAYEDLLPKVSSRKSRKEKTTEVGHVTKSCVNLDYVGGCDDDSDSHMRANSEKTLTLTKKTSPQGKKKICVIPLTGLSTKTALLAQDSQGEFNTTKGNNPTINGKKDTLSALKPSNPEKVPSVDHLDVTLRPKSPEVAAPGGSSRASSNSRKSQEGAKNSRSPRQEIVSTADILQEHHNRCSLHPFRTSRMLFTISLVFVISFLPFFIIALIRSSMGSSFLVSLTNAQLGVVSIFIRSSLISNAVNPIIYGLLSSHFRRECTGLVCCLWR, from the exons ATGGCGCTGTCAGGAAACACCACCAGCAACTCTGACGTCAACAGCTACTACCTCAGTCGGGCGCTATGGCCTGCAGTGGCGTACACCGTGTTGATGATGACGGTGGGCACCGTGGGCAACATCCTGGTGCTGGTGGTCTACAGGAGGCAGTATCGCAAGAGCGTCACCCGGCTCTTCATCTTCGCCCTGGCCGCGCTGGACATCGGCAACTGCTTGATCACCATGCCTGCGGAGCTGGTCATCTTGATCCACTTCACTTCCTTCCCGTCAGCCACCTGGTGCAAGGCCACGCGCTACTTGACCTATATATTTAACGGAAGTAGTTCCATTATACTGATAGCCATTTCCATGGACAG ATATTTTAAAGTGTGCCGTCCAACACATCAAGGTATGGACATTGGCAGAGCACGGCTCGTGTGTTACGGCTCTTTCCTTTTAGCCGCCCTGCTCTCCATACCGGCTCTCGTTATCTACGGAGACATGGTCATCCCAGTTTTAATTACTGGCGAGGAGGTCTCTTTGCTCCCGTTTGACACTCCCATGAAGAACAGGTCAATGCACAGGGTCAACTCCGAGGGGATTACTGAGACTACCATCACAGGGACGTTCTGTCTGCTGACCACGGACTACATGGACAGCCTACTGCCCACTTTCTTTTATATTGGGATGCTGGTTCTTTACCTTATTCTCATCTTCTTCGTCATCTTCTTTTATAGCCAAGTTGCGAAGACCATGTTTGTGCTGACCCGGAAGCATTCCCAGATGTTTACCTTCTATACCACCCGCGAACTGTCTTCCCCAAACTCCGTGGTGCTGGACGACCGGCCCGTAAGCCACAGCTGCGGGGCTTCCAATATAGTCATTAGGGAGGTGAGTACCTTCGACGAGGACGGGCCCTACGACCAATGCGGTCAGCTTGATCCGGTGTCTACAGTTGGCAGCTCTCATCCGTGTGATCAAGAAGACATATCGCGCCAAGGGAGATCACAATCCCAAAGAACAGCCTTGGGGACCAAGTTAAGGAACATGACAAACTCATTTCGATTTAACGATAATAAAAACGCATCCGTAAGAAGCCATCAGCTAAACCACGATGAGGGAAAGACGCATTTGAGAAACATTTTTAACCTCGAGTCCAATGCCGCAGACGCAACTCTTTCAATCCAAAACAACTCAAGCGCCGTTCGCAGAGACAAAACTCAGAGCGAGATAATTCCCGTGCCCATCGACGTTAATTCGAATTCTCAAATCGGCAGCAAAAAGTTTCGAAAGTCCCACAAGATTCCGAAAATAAAAGTCCACGATGCATGCGACAGCAACGACAGGCTGAACTACACTTCCTCCATGCACAGCATTGACCTGAAGAGTCTCAACGTATCCAACAACAGTCTGCTGCTAAGGAGAATTAAGAGCGCGGAGAACATCAACTCTCTGACGCGCTTGAACAAGCTGCACATGCCGGAAAGGGCATCTACCAAGAAGATCACCGCGCCCATTTTTCCGGACGCGTACGAGGACCTGCTTCCGAAAGTCTCCAGCCGGAAGTCACGAAAGGAAAAGACGACGGAGGTAGGTCACGTGACGAAAAGCTGCGTCAACTTGGATTACGTAGGTGGCTGTGACGATGACAGTGACAGCCACATGAGGGCCAACTCTGAGAAGACTTTAACCCTCACAAAGAAAACATCTCCCcaaggaaaaaagaaaatatgcgTCATCCCGCTAACAGGTCTGTCTACAAAAACTGCTCTGCTGGCACAGGATAGCCAAGGGGAGTTTAACAccacaaagggaaataacccaACAATAAACGGTAAAAAAGATACTTTGTCTGCCTTGAAACCAAGTAATCCTGAAAAAGTGCCCAGTGTTGATCACCTTGACGTCACACTCAGGCCAAAGAGCCCGGAAGTTGCCGCACCCGGTGGCAGCTCCAGGGCGTCGTCGAACAGTAGAAAATCTCAAGAGGGCGCCAAGAACTCGCGCTCTCCTAGGCAAGAGATAGTCAGCACTGCGGACATTCTTCAGGAGCACCACAACCGATGCTCCCTGCATCCTTTCAGAACCAGCAGGATGCTCTTCACCATTTCCCTAGTCTTTGTCATCAGTTTCCTCCCCTTCTTCATTATCGCCTTGATCAGGTCATCCATGGGGTCAAGTTTTCTCGTCTCCCTAACCAACGCTCAGCTTGGCGTGGTCAGCATCTTCATTCGATCCTCCCTCATCAGCAATGCGGTCAACCCGATCATCTACGGTCTGCTGAGTAGCCACTTCCGCCGTGAGTGCACTGGTCTGGTATGCTGCCTGTGGAGATAA